In Rosa chinensis cultivar Old Blush chromosome 1, RchiOBHm-V2, whole genome shotgun sequence, a genomic segment contains:
- the LOC112198762 gene encoding uncharacterized protein LOC112198762, protein MSSEAGTMEAEKVLKLKEKLSECRLLRKQLLKERELWRIKERKIKELQEELRVEIEANSRATSEFEEKKKTLKEALQAKRQSVRQVKKALDEFNANRDREFAYKGAQIANASGRFDRLHAELGKKINWSEAEAERDYLDKLQSEIDEKWDNLIAFLETCRKNSKITDDVKPCLRVHYDAYIKTLKSMGGSK, encoded by the exons ATGTCAAGTGAGGCAGGCACCATGGAGGCCGAAAAGGTTTTGAAGCTCAAAGAGAAG CTTTCTGAATGCCGACTCCTAAGGAAGCAGCtcttgaaagagagagagttatggaggatcaaggagaggaaaataaaagaactACAAGAAGAACTCAGAGTTGAAATAGAAGCGAATTCGCGTGCGACTTctgaatttgaagaaaaaaagaagacacTCAAGGAGGCCTTGCAGGCCAAGAGGCAGAGTGTGCGTCAG GTCAAGAAGGCATTGGATGAATTTAATGCTAACCGAGATCGTGAATTCGCTTATAAGGGAGCACAAATAGCCAATGCCAGTGGCAGGTTTGATAGATTGCATgctgaattaggaaagaaaattaattggtcagaagcagaagcagagaGAGATTATCTGGACAAGCTACAGTCAGAGATAGATGAGAAATGGGACAATTTAATTGCTTTTCTTGAGACTTGTCggaaaaattcaaaaatcacTGATGATGTGAAGCCTTGCCTCCGAGTCCACTATGATGCATACATTAAAACACTCAAGAGCATGGGCGGATCCAAGTAG